The window TAAGCCTTGCTTGTTTACAAGATAAAGTGTTGAGTTCATTATATGCctgttttattataaaattcttttttttttttttcaattaaaaacaagAGTGAACAACAGCTTAGATGGGGGGGCACTGTTAGCAATGAGTCATAAATACACTTGACTACAAAATAGTTGtctgtttttagtattttatcttctctttctgtgtgtattgGTCATCACTGCTTTATCAGGAATCCAGTAGCGATTTTGTTTATGCTATTCCCAGTATGCTAGGAACACGGTATGATAGGGCTAATGTATGAATAGCATTTTGATTTTGAATATGTACAACTGAAATTGGGGCACATCTAATATACCTGTGTGTCCTTTATGCTGTCAAAAGCTTAATAATAccaaagttgttttactaaattctcccttatttttcaaatgaattgaaacagaattttagcagaaatatggtaacaaaatggttaaataaCTCTTCACCTTGTGATTTTAACCTgctctcatcatcgtttaacgtctgctttccatgcatatatacatacatatatatatacatacatatatatacatacatacatacatgagttggatgatttgactgaggtctagcaaaccagatggctgcattaggctcaatctgatctggcagagtttctacagctggatgcccttcctaatgccaaccactccgagagtgtagtgggtgcttttacatgccactggcatgagggccagtcaggtggtactggcaacggccaagctcaaatggtgctttttatgtgccacctgcacaggacccagtccagcggcactggcaaagacttATTTGTGTGAAACCACATTCATGTTATCTGGAGTACTATATTTGCTGGCATAAAAGTTATCTAGGTACATTATTAGATGTACCCCAATTTCAGCTGCGCATATTCAGGGAGAAAAGGGTTTGGGTACATTAAGGCATGTAAAATAGGTCCAACTTTGCTTATAGGACCCAGggtaatttttgatatatttttttaaaaaaaaagggcttTTATGTGCAGACTGATATTAGGTTTTGTTCTCTTGAACCAAGAATTACATTCTTTAAGTACAAACAGTTTATCATTGTGAAACGACCCCACATTCTTTGGGCTCTCATGATTATATAACTGCTGCAAGCATTTTGTAAAACCATAAAACATAATTTTGAATCAAATTTTTTTCCTGGTGTAACCatcaattaaaacagatggattaTATAGATCTTGAAAGTGATTTTTTAtggtaataatatagtaatatgtgtgtgtgtttgtatattgtttCCTTTCTAAACTGGCAAATATGCTCTGGAAAAATTTATTACAGATTTCCTTATTGGAATTAAACTGCTGAGATTAAAAGATTTCCTGATAGCTTTTTCTATCATTAGTTTATAATTTTGATAAGggactgatttaaaaaaaaatcttgctttCTGTGTTGCTAATTCAAAGatcaaattttataaattacatcACTTATCATTTTACATGGTTAATCAGCATATTTGAGACTAATTAAGTCAATTTTTGATTCTCAGTAATTAAGAACTTTTTTCAGAATACAATCAATCTCTGTAACATTTGTGAAATTCCATTAGCTGCCCActttttttcacattttgatcCTCTATTGACAAAGTGAAAACTattttgaatttgtatttttgtagtATGAAAAATGTCCTGGTGTGGGGGTAGTAGTCCCACACTAATGAAAAATGTTTACGAGCTGAGGTTATTAGTTGCACACCTAACTAGGTTTGGGGCACCAGTTTCATTCCTTAGTGGATTAAGGGTACCACACAACACTGAAACAATCTAAAGTGgatttaataattgtttcttatttaAGCAGATTTGAGGGGAAGAGATTCATTGATGCCATCAACCATACTCCTTGTACTTTATTGGCTCCAATGAAATAAAACGGCAAAGTTggtcatggcaggatttgaacttagattgtaaaagagtcaaaagaaatacttcgaggcattttgtctgatgctctaatgattctaccaatccaccaccCTAAAAAGTGGATTTGATAACTAAAAAGTTTGAATATTATGTGTATTAGTACTAAATACCAGATTGGAAAGGGTTATTACATATAGACCAGCTGATGTGTATCGTTGCAAAAGGGTATTAGGTAGGATCAGCTGATATTACAAGAGGTTATTCAACAGTTATTAGTGATCCTCTTGCGTAGAAATGAACTGATACATAATTCTATTTTAATACGATGATGCTAATAACCAAATAGTTTTGGTTGAGTAAATTTTGGGGTTGTTTTTGTTGAGAAATCAACTGATTTATTGATGAACTTTCTGTGAATGAGATATTTCTCCTCTGGAGGGGGatactttttttataatttgaatatttaaaataaaattttttaaagactttCTTACTatccatatttttaaataattaaaatctgtccattaaagaaaaaaaatattctgcctatatttgtgaaatttggtAGTAGTTTCCATAATTACAACTGCTGGAAAGTTgagaaatttcaaaacattttcgcaagattttctaaaaaaaattcgtTGTAAatagtgtatttatattttgtaaccaAATTTCAAATCCAGCTGTTTCCATCAAATTCTATTTTCTAAATGTGATTTGTAACAACTTCAGTCATTTTTAGCCATTTTGTtgtacaacaacaaagaaaaaaaaggataaaagcacgacatcaaaatattttatattaacatcttggactgcaaaaaaaaaagaaaaatgttaaaaaaaatttaatcaaatgtAACTTCATTTTGTtgtgttattttttcaaagtcaGTTCCAGTGTTAcaacttgttatattttttttcatgttattcCTAGAGTTCAATTCTTCAACAAATATCTCTAGGTTTTATAATTCATGATTCAAAAATtgtaagtaaaaagagaaaaactcaTTTTTACTGATTGTGAaagtttgtttaataaaaatattttaaaatatttttacttttcttcaaTTCAGCATCTAAATAATGTTAAGTTAAACCAGGAgctgcatccagctgtaaaaaaaaaatgccacagCAGCCAAACATCATTAGCAGGTTAGACAAAATGCTCTGTGGAATTTCTTTCTACTTTTAaccttctgagctcaaatcccaccaaagttaactttgcctttcatctttttggggtcaataaagtaccagtcatgtactaagGTTGATGTAAACGACTAACTCCCTCCCAGATAAAATTGGTGGgtctatgccaaaatttgaaaccacagggagctgacagaattgtttgcacttcaggcaaaatgcttagaagcatttcgtctgactctttacattctgagatgaaTTCCAGCCAAGgtaaattttacctttcatccttttggagtcgatataataagtaccatttgagcactggcgACCAATATGATTGACTTCACCCCACCCACTAAAAATTCAGACCcggtgctaaaattagaaagaattgtttCAATCTGTATAGAAGGGAGGTAATGTGCTTTGGTTGTTTGGCACctgttatctatatttatttgacAAGAATACAGTGGGTACGATTGTTTAATGGGTTTGTGTGCATGGTGTGGGGTAGGTAATAACATTTGGCTCTTTATGAGAAGTCCTGTGTTCATTAAACAATCGTACCCACTGTATTCTTgtcaaataaatatagataacagGTGCCAAACAACCAAAGCACATTACCTCCCTTCTATACAGATTGaaacaattctttctaattttagcaccgGGTCTGAATTTTTAGTGGGTGGGGTGAAGTCAATCATATTGGTcgccagtgctcaaatggtacttattatatcgactccaaaaggatgaaaggtaaaatttacCTTGGCTGGAAttcatctcagaatgtaaagagtcagacgaaatgcttctaagcattttgcctgaagtgcaaacaattctgtcagctccctgtggtttcaaattttggcatagacCCACCAATTTTATCTGGGAGGGAGTTAGTCgtttacatcaaccacagtacatgactggtactttgttgaccccaaaaagatgaaaggcaaagttgaccttggtgggatttgagctcagaaggtTTAAGAGTAGAAagaaattccacaaagcattttgtctaacatgctaataattctgccagcttccaaCTTTAATAagatcaccatcagcagcagcatcttggtgtcgggggttgacctgctttctcttctgcgggtcttacgaatagcaaaggaccacgtttcggtcttctcccactacagacaatcctgaggcgtggtcttgcgagctctgggacgaagactgcttcactcaacaaacaaacaagcagtgGTCCTCTGTTGGACTTATgcaaatcatcatcttcatcatcatttaacgtttgtttttccatggtaacatgggttggatggtttgacatgagctggccagctgaagagtTGCCTggactccatgtctgttttgggatggtttctacagccagatgccatGAGCAATAGTCTTTATACATGGCTGTTCTAGTATTTTACTCAGCTGGCTGGCTCCAGGTCAACCCTTATTAAACTTACAAAAGAAAAGTTTCAGCCACAACTGTCTTTTTTTCCTGGCATAGTGTATCTCAGACTACAAGTCTTTTTATTTCTTGAGACACCTGTGCTCAGTCATCAGTAATAAGAggatcttttcaatctcagtcacaggttttttaattaattttttaaaaactaaacagtttgaaactttggaTACTGGGTGAATGTGTCatgtagaacacggtttactcttaatgtttttaacaaaattttgtattttagaagttatttcatgttaaagttgttgtatttgggtaattttaaccaattaatgatgtgtattcagctggaGAAAGCTTACTGCTGTTTGCAAAAGTAATGTAAGAGCAACAACTTGCAggtcatgaaagagagagagatgtgggagaaaagtattaaaagataagaaaggtgggtgagaaaaacagaaagttcttttatagggaatacatacgtgtgtgtgtatttttttcccatctTATCCAATGTGACCTTGTTTATATAATGTTAGCTTGTGacattgagagagatttggctgttatttccagcaaattGTAGAGAATGGAGAGAGTGGTGATGATCTGAAGAGTCATAGAATATCTGCTTTTATGAATTTGGCCTGACCCATTCAAGCATTGAAACGTGGATCTTaaaacattatgatgatgataaaagttatttttaaccATACAGCCTGAGTCAATCTAAGGGGAAGGCTTTAAACAGGGGCACTACCCCCTACTCATCTGATAATATACAAAAACGAAGGAATGCAATAGAAGCAGATCCAATCGAAAGCCAAACCTTTAGGAATAAATAGACTTAGTATTTATTTAAGAACAGAGATTCCACTGATTTTGGTCAAGTGTTCTGTGCTAGCCTTGGTCTTTACTATTTAAATCAACAAATAAAACTATTTAGGTCTTCTGTTGTTGTTAGACCCAGGATTGTTCTGAtcacagacctatgatcaaaaggtgCTCCGGCCATGATTgtctaatgtccactttttcatgcttgcatccAGCAGAAGTGATTTGCTGAATAATGTTTTTTTTGGCAGGATGTTTGTCTTGTGgctaaccctcacttgtttctgaGCAAAGTAATATATTTCCCCCGGAACACAAAAAGCACAGGGACCAGATGTAGTTCCCTGGAAAATTGAGAACAAATGACACTACTGTTTGTTTATAATTAGCATATGATACCAAAACAAGGTAataagaacatatacatataatgggcttctttcagtttctgtctaccaaatcaacttacaAGACTTAGATTAAGCCAGgaccacagtagaagacacttgctcaaggtgccacattgtgggactgaactggCAAAAACATGGCTGTGAACCAAACTTGTTAATCTCAGCCATGCCTGCTCCTCATCTTATTTTCAGGCATTATcaaaaaatatgttataaaatgtaTCCTTCTTTTTTAAAGACTGTAAGGTGTGATTtattgaagatttggctgctatgccTAGTAGATCAAGTGACCATGTAAAGCTCCTTCTATATCTATATTAGTTGTATATTATTTGCATTTGCATTTTCACCCAAATAACCACAATTTCTGCTGGAAGCCCATAGCTCCTAAAATACATTTTGAAAGTTCTCAGCTGATTTCATAACAACCAAGTAGCCATAAAAAATGCTggaatgtaataattattttacaattATTCTACTGAATACAATCAGAATTCTTCTCcaagaagtcatcatcatcatttaacgtccactttccatgctagcatgggttggacgaatgactgagggctggcgaatcagatggctgcaccaggcttcaatcttgatctggcagagtttctacagctggatgcccttcctaacgccaaccactccgagagtgtagtgagtgcttttacgtgccactggcacaagggccagtgaggcggcactggcaacaacctcgctcaaatcttttacacatgccaccggcacagatgccagtacaTCATAATTCCAAGTCAAAGCTGAGATTACTTTTCAAGAATGTTCAAAGAAATCcttttagaaaaataagaaaacattttgttttgcAGTATCAACAGAGGAAAAGAACTTTTCAGAGAAAaggtattatatttcttttattactaaAACAAAACCAAATCATCAGATGTGAACAGTTGCGATAAGATTCCAAGTTATTTAAGTTACCTGATCCCTGTAACTCAGAGATTTGGATAAACTgtggaaaataataaaatctataGAATTTAGATAAAGGAATTTTCGACTTTTTTGGTTTACACGTCCAGAATTGAGATCATTTCAAGTTATAGAATTACCACACAAGTGGCAGTTGATAACTGTTTCCAATTGAGGCAcagggccaacaattttgaaAGGAGTGAAGGGGTTAGTCAAGACCATCAATTCTAGTACTTgattgtttctccattttgtcaacactgaaaggatgaaggcaaagagGACCTAAgaaagatttgatctcagaacataaagaactggaagataTACTATGGGCATTTTGTTGGGATGTTCTGATGATTCTGTCAAGCCATGACCCTCCAGtggtaataaataaaaatggatcTCTGTTGTTTAATGTTGAGTATTCAGTTTCAATGCActgaattaatgtgtaagtggttgagtattccacagacatgtgtgacaaagctgtaccttttgaattacagtTACAATCCACCTGATGGGCTTTCCATCTTTCTACCAAAGTTCATTCACAAGATTCAAGGGCTACAGAGAATGAtatctgcccaagatgccatgcagtaggattaaCCATTCGACCATATTCTGCCTGGTGGcaattaataataaatgctcAGTAATTTGTTGACTGACATATCAaggtaaatgcatgtgtatgtgtgagagagaaaaaatatatataacttataatgcAATGAAGCacaaaggatatatatgtatatatacatatatatatatatacatacatacatatacatacatacatatatatacatacatacatatatatacatacatacatatatatacatacatacatatatatacatacatatatatacatacatatacatacatacatatatatacatacatacatatacatacatacatatacatacatacatacatatacatacatacatatatatacatacatacatatatatacatacatacatacatatacatacatacatatatatatatatatatatataaagatttaaaatgagggtgaaaaattagatattaatttaattaacaccgatttcacaccagtggtctagcatacaaaaaaactgaaggttttcagtatatatatatatacacacacacacatatatacatatacttgctaCAAGCACAGTATTTACTGTTAtactcctttaacccttttgttaccatatttctgtgaaaatacattgcttttgtttcaattattcttgaaaataatgcaaaaattcagtaaaataactttgttgttattaagctgatgtttgaaacaaaaattatgaaatgttgatggaaagttttaatttagatcaaaaTAGGAAGTTTATATTATAGAAAGAGGGGCAGcctcaggtaggttggtatcaaaagggttaatttaagagtttttttcaaaattttccaagtCAGTTAATTAGTATGTGACAACTAATGACATATGACAGGTAATGGTAGGTGGTCGTAGTAAGTATAGGATTATCACGCAAGcaagtttgttgtttttttccctgTTGTTTTGCACCCAAATGGGTTTTGTACATTTCTTACAGAGGCAAAGAATCAACACTAAGAACTGATACCAATGCAAAGAAAAATGGAACACAATTGGAATATCATCCTTAACTGTATTGGTACAGAGAAAAAAGTCCAAAGGAATTGGTTTGGAATGGATTAGAGGTCAGCTTTGGGCGCAAGTGAAACTGGAATGGCTTTCATTTCTGATCTCATGCATAAAAATTCTCCAGACACAGTCATTAGAATGAGTGATATGATATTGGTTAACCACCAATAGAAGTTCTGTGGAAACCGAGCATTATAAATCCAGCAACAGAAGAAGTGGATTATATGTACGGTTGCAGCATAGTCCAGGCATTGTTTAGTTTTTTGAACGACAATCCATAATCCGAAAGCactgaaaaataaaaccaaatataaaacatcaacacaagttgtgaggaggagaaggaggaggaagaggaggagagatgaAAATACAtgacttttatattattatttgtcttttaCGTAAATCTTTTTGTCTACCAATTGaccccttatttttttttaagcctgctacttattctatcagtctcttttgttgaatcaCTATGTTGcagggatttaaacacaccaacaccaattgtcaagtgttGGAGCGGGAGCAaacacatagatttatacatatatatatatatatatatatatatatatatatatatatatgaatttttctgaattttcagatttttctgtatgctaggctactggttttaaattgatgttaattaaattaatattcaatttatcaccttaattatttaaatatatatatatatatatatatatatatatatatatatatatatatatatgacaaactttcagtttccatcgaccagatccactcacatggctttgttgagcccaaggctatagcaaaaaagcagttgcccaaggtgctgcactgtgggattgaacccagaaccatatggttgggaagcaagcttcttatcacaaagccacacctgcgcccacgtttatatatatcatatgtgtgtgtgtgtgtgtgtttttatcctCCACTGctgcttggcaactggtattggtttgtttgtgttcccataacttaacagttcagcaaaagtgtccaataaaataagtactagggtcaatttattCCACTAGACCCagtactgaaataagtaaaaacataaaagataattatttaaaatatttttgtcacaagAGCAGCTTGGAGGAGGTggagatgagtcaattacatcgaccccagtgttcaactggtactgattttatcgacccctcaaaaggatgaaaggcaaagttgacttcagcagaatttgaactcagaacatagcaacaggtgaaattctgctaagcatttcgtctaatgtgctaacgattctgattataattatgtatgtaattatagaatattttatatatatatatatatatatatatatacacacacacacacacacattatatatgtatatgctggtggcacataaaaagcaccatttgagcgtggccgatgccagtgccacctaactggcacctgtgcttgtgacatgtaaaaaacaccattcaagcgtggtcattgccagtgctgcttgattggcacctgtgctagtggcacgtaaaaagcaccatttgagcacggccgatgccagtgccacctgactggccccaatgctggtggaatgtaaaaagcacccactacactctcagagtggttggcattaggaagggctcccagctgtagaagccttcccaaatcagattgaagcctggtgtgatctcctggcttgccagtcctcagtcaaaatgtccaacccatgccagcatggaaaacagacattaaacaacaacgacgatgatgatgatgtatattgtgGACTCTCTGGTTGTTACCTGACAGATGAGGATTCTGCAACTTGTTGCTTAACaccctgcacagatgatttgtatATAGTgataaatgtatgtgctgtacattttttttacctctgtcatcaaatcaacattgctcATATAGGTGCACAGTGTGCCACacatcagatgttgaagtgattgcagagcagcatgaaatgaagtattttattcaagaacacaatgccctGTCCAGCCTGGGAATCCAACTCATGATCTTGCATTTGTGAGTACAACGCCTAAACCACCAAGCCACATgtcctcatatacacatatgtacgtacgtacatacacacatacatacatgcatgccaatggcatgtaaaaagcacccactaaactctcagagtggttggcattaggaagggcatccagctgcagaaaccttgtCAACtgatattggagcctggtgcagcctcctggcttgccaaccctcattcaaaccatccaatccacatcagcatggaaagcagatgttaaaagataatgatatatatgtatgcatgtatagcacccactacactctcggagtggttggcattaggaagggcacccagctgtagaaacactgccagatcagaatggagcctggtgtggcctcctggcttgccagtcctcagtcaaaccgtccaacccatgccagcatggaaagtggatgttaaacaatgatgatgatgataatgattgatatatatatatgtatgtatgtatatgtgtgaagggAAAGGTCATTATGTATGTCAGTAACATAGATAAAACATAATGAGTGTAATAAGAAATAAACCATGACTTACCAACACAAAGAATTGATAGCAAACCCAATTGCGTTTATTCGACCGCTATCTTCCCCAAAATCCAAATCCTGtaacaaaaagataaataatcaacaattattgataaaataaaacagttaTGTAACAAGGATAAATAAGCATGTGTAGAATAAAGAATATTGACTAACCAtcatgtaaatttctaaaataaaattgaaagtatgattcATCAAAAAGAATTCTtggtttcaaaataatatttcctttattcttttatgtgaTTACTGCGTTttaattaataagaaatttttaaagaaatttaatgaaaatacttactgaaattgataaagaacaataaaaattctGTTATGTTATATTGATGTGGTCAGAATATTTGATGTGAAATACGTGTTTGGTGAATACTAATTAATGCATCAATATTTGACTGGAAATTAATGAGTTTTAGCCCTAATTACCATGCTCTTCCAGATTCAGTTCACTAATAATTCaacaccctttagcatttaaactggccatatctggcccaaattttctatttgttttctacCAAGAccaaccagatctggtctctcacaccaaccctacaatgacattctaaaaagtcacatcattgaaatttctaagctatgagataatgtctgattaattcaaaacaatgtaaataaatcagTATTACATTTAGAGGAGGCACTCCTACCCCTGTCCCTCAATAGTTCTAAAGCCCCACCCCCCTGTACTACTCCCTCTGCCCAGCCGAGGaggtttttgtcttgcaaattacttggtgaccctgccagtgctggtgccatgtaataagcacctgtgtgggttccacataaaaagcatgggtGATGGTgccccgtaaaaagcacccagtacactgtatagtggttggcattaggaaaggcattcagctacAGTAGaagccatgctaaaacagacaatgaACCTTGGAATGG of the Octopus sinensis linkage group LG1, ASM634580v1, whole genome shotgun sequence genome contains:
- the LOC115219211 gene encoding protein SYS1 homolog, which translates into the protein MLALLRRQLTNMHGQFRSSVWDPVLIIAQIITMQCIFYTSAGFWLYLTSYITNFDRHISQFFTHSDLDFGEDSGRINAIGFAINSLCCAFGLWIVVQKTKQCLDYAATVHIIHFFCCWIYNARFPQNFYWWLTNIISLILMTVSGEFLCMRSEMKAIPVSLAPKADL